The Vibrio cyclitrophicus sequence ATCTCGATTAATCATCGGAATAACAGGTGCAACCATGCTGCCTGACTGAATCGTAAATGGCTCGGTACCCGGTTCGATGTAGCTAACTTCGTTACCACGTCGAATGACTTCACGAACAGGGCCACTTAGGTAAACAAGGTGTGCAAGCTGTTGGTCGTCTTTAACCGCATGGCGATAAACAAGAGGTTCAATACTGCTCTTCTTTATCAAAATGTAGGAGAGTTCGTAATTTAGATGCTGACTGGCCTCGTTCATTTGATGCAACAAGGCCTTTGCAGTGGTTTCCTCTGCAAAGGCTGTTGGAGACATCAAGCTGAACAGTGTCAGTGCACTGACCAGGATTTTCTTCATTCAATGTCCGATTCTAGATGTGCATCTTGCATTGGCGATGCATCACTGTTTAATCTTAGCTGCAGCTCATAATCTTCTAGCATTGCATGAACGCGTTTGCGCTGCTCTTGCAAGTTAGCTTCAGATGCTGGCTTCTCAACAGAGTCACGCGTTAAGCTTACAGGTTCTGCAGAACCGGCAAATGGAATTGTCTGGAGTACAGGCAACTGCTCTGGTGCTGCAGGGTCGCTACCACCATATTGTTGAACACCTAATACAACCGCTAATGAAACACACGCTGCCACGGCAACTTGTCCAAACTGTTGTAACCAAGCCGGAAGCTGGCGCTTCGCTTTTTGAGGTTTAGGTTGCTCTTCAATTGGAGTAACAGTAGGTTCAACATTCACTTGGTGCAGGCTCGACATTGAACCATGTGCAGGCTCGTTCTCAAGCGCTGCCGAGACACTATTAGCAATGTTCCACTCTGGAGTTTCTGGCGCATCCCCACGCATAACATCACCAATTAAATGGTAACTCTGCCAGGTATCCATGCTTTCTTGATCGGATTCGAGATCTACAATGAGAGCTTTATCGATCGTTTCACCATCCATGAGTGCCGAAAGCTTTTCTTTATCAGCCATTATTTTCACCATAATTATTACAAGTTCTAGCGTTGCAAAAGAGGTTTAATTTTCTTTTCCACCGCTTCACGAGCTCGGAAAATACGCGAACGTACGGTTCCTACAGGGCAATCCATTACTTCTGCAATTTCTTCGTAGCTCAAACCTTCGAGCTCTCGCAATGTCATTGCAGTTTTTAAGTCTTCTGGTAGCGCTTCAATCGCTCCAAAAACGACTTGTTTCAATTCTTTTGACAGCGTTAAGTTCTCAGGGTTCGATATTTCTTTTAACGCGCTGCCTGTTTCGTAATATTCTGCATCTTCTGCATCTACATCTGTTGCTGGCGGCCTACGGCTTTGGGCAACGATATGATTTTTAGCGGTGTTCACGGCAATTCGGTACAACCATGTATAGAAGGCACTCTCGCCACGAAAGTTAGGTATCGCGCGGTAAGCTTTAATAAACGCTTCTTGTGCTACATCAGGTACATCACCGGAATTATTCACGTATCGAGAGATAAGATTACAAACTTTGTTTTGATACTTAACCACTAGTAAGTTAAATGCCTGCTTATCTCCACTCTGAACTCGCTCAATCAACACTTGATCGGTTAGCTGCTCGTTCATTCGAGCGGGTACTCCTATTGTTATAACCCTCACCTTCACAGATATGGGTACTAATTATGCGAAATGTAGTATTGACACCACCGTCTACAAGAGCACTATTGTGACTAAGCCAAATACCGAAAGTTCCAACTTTCTTAAAATTATTTGCCATTATTGTTTCACAATGTGATGTAATAAAAATAGCTATCCCTATCAATTTGGGGAAACTTGAGCAAAAGCAATGGTATTGAGCAATTAAATATTTCTAGATAGCTGTCTATATATTGATTTTGCATAGCGTTTAAGGATGACTCTGGAGAGATTATAACAGTCTTACCCAAACTCCTAAAACAAGACAAAGTCAATTGAGAGTGGACAACTCGACTATAGCCCGGGATTTAATAAGTTTTATGAACGCAAACCGTGAACATCAGTGTGATGTATTAGTGGTAGGAAGTGGTGCGGCAGGCTTGTCATTAGCCTTACGCGTAGCAGAACATGCAAAAGTAATTGTATTAAGCAAAGGACCACGCAGCGAAGGATCGACGTATTACGCACAAGGTGGTATCGCCGCGGTGTTCGATGAGTCGGACAGTATTGAGTCTCATGTAGAGGATACTCAAATAGCTGGGGCTGGGTTATGCGAAGAAGATACAGTTCAATTCATTGCTGAAAATGCTAAAGAGTGTGTGCAATGGCTGATTGATGGTGGTGTTCCATTTGATAAAGATGAGAACAGCACAGAAGGCCAACCAAAATATCACCTCACTCGTGAGGGTGGCCACAGTCACCGCAGGATTCTGCACGCTGCCGATGCAACTGGCATGGCGATGCAAACCTCACTACAAGATAACGTCAACAACCACCCAAATATCGAGATCTTCGAGCGCCACAATGCGCTGGATTTGATCACTGAAGATAAGGTTGGTGGTTCAAAAGACAAGGTTATTGGTGCCTACATTTGGAACCGTAACCAAGAACACGTTGAAACCGTGCGCGCTAAATTTGTTGTACTAGCAACTGGCGGCGCTTCAAAGGTTTACCAGTACACCTCAAACCCAGATGTTTCTTCAGGTGATGGTATTGCTATCGCTTGGCGTGCGGGTTGCCGTGTAGCCAACCTTGAGTTCAACCAGTTCCACCCAACTTGCTTGTTCCACCCAGAAGCGCGTAACTTCCTACTGACGGAAGCACTACGTGGTGAAGGTGCCTACCTGCGTCGTCCAGACGGTTCTCGCTTCATGAAGGACTTCGATGAGCGCGGTGAACTGGCGCCACGTGATGTGGTTGCTCGTGCGATTGACTTCGAAATGAAGCGTTTAGGTGCCGACTGCATGTATGTTGATATCAGCCACAAACCTGAAGAGTTCATCACAGCGCACTTCCCAATGATCCATACTCGCTTGATGGACTTGGGCATCGATATGACCAAAGAGCCGATCCCTATCGTGCCAGCCGCTCACTACACGTGTGGTGGTGTGATGGTGAATAAACAGGGCCAAACCGACCTGACTAACTTGTATGCGATTGGCGAAGTGAGCTACACCGGCTTACACGGTGCAAACCGTATGGCTTCTAACTCATTGCTTGAGTGTGTGGTTTACGCATGGGCAGCAGCAAAAGATATCGTTGAGAACATCGACCAATCTCAACTGTGTGCAGAACTGCCAGCATGGGATGAAAGCCAAGTCACCAACAGTGATGAAGAAGTTATCATTCAACACAACTGGCACGAACTTCGCCTGTTCATGTGGGATTACATGGGTATTGTTCGAACGGATAAACGACTAGAGCGTGCATTGCGTCGTATTCAGATGCTGCAACAAGAAACTCATGAGTACTACAGCTACTTCAAGGTTTCAAATAACCTATTAGAACTGCGTAACTTGCTACAGGTAGCAGAGCTAATGGTTCGCTGTGCAATGCAACGCAAAGAAAGCCGCGGCCTTCACTACACGTTGGATTACCCTGAGCTCGCTAAAGACAGTGGCCCAACGATTTTGACACCCGAGAAAAACCAGTCTTAATTTTTGGTTAAACGTGATTAACGAATTAGTCGCCAGAGAAAAGTAATTAAATGAAGGGAGCCGAGAGCTCCCTTTTCTTTTATCTAGTACTTTCTTTCATCGAATAATTTAGCTTATCTAGCGTGCTCGTTGTAAGTTCACCAGAAAGTTACGATATTCACGTTCGCAACAGCTGTCCCGCCAAAGCAGTACCGAATATCCACATTCAAACTGCAATTTAACGAAGAACTGCGCCCAGATCCGATCAACGGACTTGAGTCGGTAAGTTCGGTCATTGAGTCGAATATCACCATCCTCTTTGTAATCAAAACGTCCATGAGCACTGTTTAACATCATATGGTTGTTTCTGAACAAACGGATCATCAAAGCTAAGCAGTAAAGGCTGGCGGTAAGTGGAATAGAAGACAGGACGATGAAAAACAAAAGGCACCCAAAAATAGTGCCTTTTGCAAATAATGCGGAATATGAAGGGTTAAGCTGAAGCCTAACGAACCTTGCTGAGGTTATGCGCGACAATTTTATCAACCATTGATGCATGACCTAGGTTTTCACTGCGCCCGTGTCCCATCACCCAAGTAAACAAATCTGGGTCATCACACTCTAATAGAGAAACAAACTCGCGCTGTTCCTGCTCTTGCAATGAATCAAAACACTCTTCGAAAAATGGCATGATGACTACATCAAGTTCTAACATGCCGCGACGGCAACCCCATTTAATTCGTGCTTTCTGCTCTGCAGTGTACATTGGCTATCCTCACCTATAATTTTTCTTTCTCGGAGTGTAACAAGTCATACGCTCTGCAACTACTATGTGAGTCACAGTCCCTATCTAAGCTCACAAAAAAACCTAGGCTGACAAAGAAACAGAACCGGATTAACATAGAGCCAAATAAAATTCTTAGGAAAGATAAAATGGATTGGAAAAACACATTTCAGCCGCACGCTCATACGCAAAATGACTCGCTTCCAGGACTGATGATGACACACGTGTCAGATTGGAGCGCTATTACCATGGTAGGCGATGACAAAAAATCGTACCTGCAAGGTCAAGTAACGTGCGACGTCGTGACTCTTCCTAATGATGAATCCACATTAGGCGCACACTGTGATGCAAAAGGAAAGGTATGGAGTATCTTCCGTTTGTTCCATCACAACGGTGGCTACGCACTCATGCAACCTAAATCTGCGATTGAAGTAGAGCTGGTCGAAATCAAAAAATACGCCGTATTCTCTAAGGTTGATATTGAGCAAACGACAGATGTTGTTATCGGTGTGATGGGTGTGTCTGCTAATCAATACATTGCTTCTATTTCAGAAAGCCAAGGTAATGTACGTGCTATCTCTGGTGGCACAGCAGTTCAAGTCTCTGACAACCGTTGGGCTCTACTTGTTACGCAAGAAGCAGCCGAAGCCTTGCTATCAAACAGCACAGCAGAAAAAGTATCGGAAGCGCTTTGGCAGTATCATGAAATTCTTGATGCTCAACCGAACCTATCAAAAGCAGAGCAAAACGAACACATTCCTCAAGCACTTAACCTGCAAGCAATTGGCGGTATCAGCTTTTCAAAAGGCTGCTACACAGGTCAAGAAACGGTTGCTCGTGCTAAGTACCGTGGCATGAACAAGCGTGAGATGCGCATTGTTTCTGGAACGACTTCAGATGTACTGTCTCTTGAGAATACGATTGAACTAGAACGCAGCGTGGGTGAAAACTGGCGTGGTGCAGGCCGACTATTAAACGTCTATCAATTTACTGATAATCAGGCGATTGGTTTGATGGTGTTGCCAAACAACCTTGATGACGATGTTCAACTTCGATTGACTGCGCAACCTGACCAAATATGGAACATTCTGCCACTGCCTTACAGCCTTGACGAAGAGTAGCCACGTGGAAACACTGATTACACAATGGTTAGATCAACAGCAGGTGGACTACCGCCTGTTGATGCAAAGCAAACCAACCACCAGCATCGAAGAAACAGCGCAAGAACGAGGCATCGATGCCTCTCAAATGGTCAAGTGCATCCTACTCAAGGATATGGGAAACCAGTATGCGTTGGCTTGTATTGCAGGTGATCGCTCTGTCGACCCTAAGAAAGTACGCTCGGTACTGAATTGCCGCCGAATGACCTGCGTATCACTGAAAGATGTTGAATCCATCACTGGCTTTAAAGCTGGGTGTGTTGGGCCGCTTGCTCTGAAGAGACACATGCCGATCATTTTTGATCCTTCTCTGCAGAACAACGCATTCGTGACGATCAGCTCTGGCGATCGAATGGCTGGCGTCGCACTGGATCTCGATGATCTTATGGCGCTATGTGCACCGACCGTCGCTGACATCTGTCGATGATCGTTCGAACGCATCATGCTTCGCAAACTTCATTTAAATATTTCATTGAGTACATTTTTAGTGTGAGGTTCGTCATAAGAAGAACACATCATTATTAAATAGTTAATCAAAATAAAAGCATAAGTAGTCACGAGGTTAAATCTGCGTTATTGTAAATTTACTGACTAGCTACTAAGCAAATCAGTACAAGTGAATCCACTGAGTAACATCAGTATCCACTTTTGTGTAATGCATCTGTGACTATTCGCCCGTTTTAGACGGGCTTTTTTTTGTCCGAAATTTACAATTTGATTACACAAACAAAAAAATCCCGCCTATTCTTATACTTGTAACATTATCACTGCTTAATACCGAACAGGAAAGTTCACGGCAGTTCACTACTCAGTATTATTTTGGGGAGGAGCTCACGTAAAAATAGATATTTACTGAAGAAAGTGCTTAGAACAGCACAAATATCTAATTAACGTCAACTCTACTGCATATTACTCCATGCTTATCACAATTATTATCTCGGAGTTTTTCTATAATATGCAGGCTAGGTAAATATAAGGATAATTAAGAATGAGACTGTTTAAGCGCTATACACCGAGTATGATAGCTAAACATGTAAGTCGACTTTTCAAAGGACGAATCTACATTTACGGCGTAGGAAAATTTGAATTTGATAATGGTAAGCTAGTGCTGCCAGACCGAGCAGAAAAGCGTCATTTTCAAACAGTGAAAGAAATAAATAGTGAAATCATGAAACTGCGCTGCGCGTACGCATGACCTGACTATCTACAGAATTAAAAACAAAAAGGGTTGGCATAATGCCAACCCTTTTTTCGTATCAATTTTCGTATCAATGATGATTCGATAAATCACCAGAACACGATGTCACTATCGATGAGCCACAGGACGCTTAGCTAAGTCAGGAAGATTGCCTGACAAGCCCAATGCGCGCTTCATGATCTCATCTTTCGCACCCGGTAATTGGCCCGCTAGCTTCATACCGATACCACGAATCAGCTTCTTAGCCGGGTTATCGCCTTCAAACAGATCTTTAAAGCCTTGCATTGAAGCAATCATCTTCGCCGCTTCTGCTTTTCTCCAGCGCTCATAACCGCGTAGGTTACGCTTGGTACCAATGTCCTCACCTGCAGACCATAGCTTTAACAGCTCTTGCGCTAAGCTTGCTGCGTCTAATAGGCCAAGGTTCACGCCCTGCCCTGCTAATGGGTGAATGGTATGAGCAGCATCACCAACCAAAGCCACACGCTCTACCGCAAAGTCACGCGCATAACGCATGCGCAATGGGAAGGCAAAACGGTCACCAACCACTTCGCATAATCCAAGCTTCGAGTCGAACTCTGCCGTTAGCTGCTTATTAAAATCAGCATCCGACATGGATACCAGCTTCTCGGCACGGTTTGGTTCCGTAGACCAAACAATCGAGCTCATGTTGCTTGGTTGCATTGGTAAGAATGCCAACGGACCTTGAGGTGTGAATATTTGACGAGCAACGCTGTGGTGCGGCTCTGTGGTTTTGATGTTCGCGACAATCGCACTGTGTCCGTAATCCCAATGTGTTAATGGGATATCTTGCTGTTTACGAACCCAAGAGTTTGCGCCGTCCGCTCCAACAACTAACTTAGCTGTCAGTGCTTGACCATTGTCCAATGTTAACCAGGCTTCACTTTCACCAATCGCCATCGTTTTGCACGTTGCGGGCATGTACAGGCTGACATTGCCTTGCTTCTTAACCTGATCAAGCAGTGCTAGTTGAATCACACGGTTTTCAACGATATGACCAAGATTAGGCTGAGCCAAGCGTGTCGAGTCAAACTCAATACGAGCAAAGCTGTCTTGCTCCCACACTTCCATCGCTTGATACGGTGCAGCTCGTCTTTGTTCGATACCTTGCCATGCACCTAGGTTACGAAGAATCACTTCACTAGAACGACTCAACGCGGACACACGTACGTCAGGCAATTCACTAAGCCCCTCGCTGGGAGTTCTGCCTTCAATGATAGCAATTCTTAAGTCACTGTCTTTCAGGGCAGCAGCGAGCGCTAGGCCAACCATGCCACCACCAACAATCGCGATATCAACACTTTGCATCATTAATTATTACCTTATCTTTCTACTAGGCCAAGCGTATGACGCAAAAGTGGACCTTTAAGTGGTGGAAGGTTATCTATTACGGCTAACCCAAGATTACGCCCAATGCGAGCGGTCATAAAATCGTTTGAGAACAGATGAACTAGGCTTGAAGTCAGCGTGATCGTTGCATCTCTGTCTTGTTCTCTACGCTTTCTAAAGTTAACAAGACCACGGTAACGACCCACATCATCCAGTTGGTTACATAACTCTTCCGCCAAGGAAGCCACATCTCGAATACCTAGGTTAAAGCCTTGCCCTGCAATTGGGTGAAGCGTTTGAGCGGCATTACCAACAATGGCAAATCGATGAGAGATATTCTGCTGGCGATGACGAAGAATTAATGGGTAACTCGCACGCTTGCCGACTTTTTCTAATCGACCCAATCGCCAACCAAAATCTTTCTGCAGTTGCTCAAGAAATTCATTATCGCTTAAAGCGGTGACTTGCTGCGCTTGCTCTGGTGGAAGGCACCAAACCAGAGACAAACGGTTACCACTCATAGGTAGTAGAGCAACTGGCCCATGATGAGTAAAACGCTCAAACGCACGACCTTGATGAGGTTCACTCGCCATGATATTGGCAATCACAGCGACCTGTTCAAAGTCATGTTCAGTCAATGGGATATTGAGTTGCTGACAACAGGTTGAGATTGCACCGTCAGCCGCAACCAGTAACTTAGTCGTTATGGTTTGCCCACTGTTGAGGTCAATAGTCGTCAGTGATTCACTTCGTTCGACTTTCGCTACCGAATCCGGGCAAAGCATCGTAATGGTCGCTTCTGATTCAAGTTTCTGTTGATAGATTCGACCCACATCTGCCAACTCGACCACGTAGCCAAGCGCATCTACAGCAAGCTCTTCACTGTAGATGTCTGTCATTCCGGCATGCCCACGATCCGATACATGGATATCTTTAATCGGGGTCGCTACCGGAGCGATAGATTGCCACAAGCGCAATGAATCTAGAATCTGTACCGTGCCATAAGACAAAGCGATCGAACGAGAATCAAAACCAGGGTGAGCTTGATGATCAACCTGATAAGGCTCAACGACCGCAATCGACAACGAACCTTGGCTTAGGTGATTCAGAGCAAGGGCTAAGGTTGCCCCTGCCATTGCGCCACCAGCAATTACAACATCATACTGAGCCATCATAACCTCAAACCGGCCAACGAATTAATGAATGGTAGGCGCCGCATCTTCAGATGGGCGAGCACCAAATTCCGCATGAATCGTTAGTGCACACGCTTTTACATGCTCAATAACGTGTTCTAGAAGCTGCGCTTGCTCTTCCATATCATCTTCTTCATCAATGCCTAGCTTTGCCATCTCTTCAAGATCAGCTAGTGCTTCTTTAGCGCTGTCAGACGCTTTGTTCAATTGAGCGCCAACCAAGCCTAAACCAGAAATGAAATGGTTAATCCAATCAGACACACCATCAGCAAGATCAAACACGCTCGCGCTTGCATCTTCATCCGGCAGTAACATAGATAATTCCATGCCTGAGCCTGTGATTTCACTGGTTGTGACTTTCAGTGTTGCTTCCGCTAGCGTTAGCGCGCGATCTGGCCAACCCATGCCTTCATTGGTGTAATCGAAGATCAGTGGTTGCCAACTTTTATCTGCGAGGCTTAAGCCTCCGCTTAACATACCCGTTAATAAACCGTGCATCTCAGCAGGGGTTACGGCTAGACTTGCCGATTGAAGTTCAGTCGCAACCGTTAGGTAGTCAGGTAAAGTAGTTTCGCTCATCAGATAGCTCGCTCAGTTATTCTTTATATCGATAGTATAATCGTACCACTTCACCCCAATTCTGGTAAGCGTCGATCCCTAGCAATTGAAGGATGACTGACTACCAATTGTTCAATTTGCTGAATTACTGTGTGCTCAAGCTCTCATTTACAAACAGTCACTCTGAAAAGCTTGAATCTTAATAGCGGTTTACCTATAGTTTCTCCCTCAGAGGAGATTGCTTCCTCATCGGTACTTGCACTTTTTCTTTTTCAAAAAATGGCGAAGGGCAACAGCCTTAAAATAGCGCGTTAAAGAGTTCATCCATCATGAGTAATCAAGCGGTAGACGTTGAAATATTAGGAAAACTGACTCGAGTGAATTGTCCACCAGGGCAAGAAGAGTCATTGATTGCAGCGGCGGCCGATCTTGATAATCGATTGAAAGAGATGGCTGAACGTACTAAAGTAACCAATGAAGTGAAGCTGCTGACTATCGCAGCTCTGAATATTTGCTATGAATTGCAAACCAAGAAGTTTGAAGCAAATGATGAACAAAACGCACTGACCGAGCGAATGGAACAGCTCACGACATCACTTTCAGATGTCCTCAGTAAAGTTAAGCACGGACAGCAATAGCGTACACAAAATTTACCCTGGAGTGTTTGTCAGAGGATTCACGTCCCCGAGCCGATAAGCAATCCCTAAGGGTTAGTACTTGAGTGCTATTGAGCATGCTCGGTCCGCCGAGAAGCCTACGGTAATCATTGCTGATCCGCCTTGAACTCGCTGGTTCAAGGGCCATCTATTCTCAACGGCACTTTGGGGTATCCCTTCTTATGAAGACGCTCACACGCAGCGAATTTCGCAAACAGATCCGTATTAAACGCAATGCCTTGTCTGGCGAACAACAAACTCAATCCGGTATAGACTTAGTTAAGCAGTGTATGCAGCTTGATGAAATCCAGTCTGCTCAGCATATTGCACTTTATATCTCTATCGATGGTGAACTCGATACCCAGCCTTTAATCGAATGGTTATGGGCGCAAGATAAGCAAACTTATTTACCAGTATTACACCCCTTCTCTGCCGGACAGCTTCTGTTTCTGCACTACTCGCCAAAAACACCGACGGTCTTGAATAAGTACGGTATTGTCGAACCTCAGCTCAATCAGATGCTGGTTAAACCCTGCCAACAACTTGATCTTATTCTCACACCATTGGTGGGCTTTGACTCTCATGGCCATCGTTTAGGTATGGGCGGCGGATATTACGATCGCACCCTGGCGAAGTGGTTCGAGACGGGGGAAGGCGCAACTCCTATTGGTTTGGCCCATGATTGCCAACATGTTGATACCCTACCGATTGAAGAATGGGACATTCCGTTACCTAAAATCGTGACTCCGAGTAAAACTTGGCAATGGGAAAACAACCATTAAAGCGCTATAATCGCGCCGCAAACGTTAACCTTGATATATAAACGTTAACTTCAATACGCGAACGATTAATTCAAAGCGCAAGACCTTATTCAGGAGAATGGCATGACTCAAGATGAAATGAAAAAAGCAGCTGGCTGGGCAGCACTTCAATATGTTGAAGAAGGCAGCATTGTAGGTGTAGGTACTGGCTCTACAGTAAATCACTTCATCGACGCACTTGGCACAATGAAAGACAAAATCAAAGGTGC is a genomic window containing:
- a CDS encoding sigma-E factor negative regulatory protein produces the protein MADKEKLSALMDGETIDKALIVDLESDQESMDTWQSYHLIGDVMRGDAPETPEWNIANSVSAALENEPAHGSMSSLHQVNVEPTVTPIEEQPKPQKAKRQLPAWLQQFGQVAVAACVSLAVVLGVQQYGGSDPAAPEQLPVLQTIPFAGSAEPVSLTRDSVEKPASEANLQEQRKRVHAMLEDYELQLRLNSDASPMQDAHLESDIE
- the rpoE gene encoding RNA polymerase sigma factor RpoE, which codes for MNEQLTDQVLIERVQSGDKQAFNLLVVKYQNKVCNLISRYVNNSGDVPDVAQEAFIKAYRAIPNFRGESAFYTWLYRIAVNTAKNHIVAQSRRPPATDVDAEDAEYYETGSALKEISNPENLTLSKELKQVVFGAIEALPEDLKTAMTLRELEGLSYEEIAEVMDCPVGTVRSRIFRAREAVEKKIKPLLQR
- the nadB gene encoding L-aspartate oxidase; protein product: MNANREHQCDVLVVGSGAAGLSLALRVAEHAKVIVLSKGPRSEGSTYYAQGGIAAVFDESDSIESHVEDTQIAGAGLCEEDTVQFIAENAKECVQWLIDGGVPFDKDENSTEGQPKYHLTREGGHSHRRILHAADATGMAMQTSLQDNVNNHPNIEIFERHNALDLITEDKVGGSKDKVIGAYIWNRNQEHVETVRAKFVVLATGGASKVYQYTSNPDVSSGDGIAIAWRAGCRVANLEFNQFHPTCLFHPEARNFLLTEALRGEGAYLRRPDGSRFMKDFDERGELAPRDVVARAIDFEMKRLGADCMYVDISHKPEEFITAHFPMIHTRLMDLGIDMTKEPIPIVPAAHYTCGGVMVNKQGQTDLTNLYAIGEVSYTGLHGANRMASNSLLECVVYAWAAAKDIVENIDQSQLCAELPAWDESQVTNSDEEVIIQHNWHELRLFMWDYMGIVRTDKRLERALRRIQMLQQETHEYYSYFKVSNNLLELRNLLQVAELMVRCAMQRKESRGLHYTLDYPELAKDSGPTILTPEKNQS
- a CDS encoding succinate dehydrogenase assembly factor 2, translating into MYTAEQKARIKWGCRRGMLELDVVIMPFFEECFDSLQEQEQREFVSLLECDDPDLFTWVMGHGRSENLGHASMVDKIVAHNLSKVR
- the ygfZ gene encoding tRNA-modifying protein YgfZ, with protein sequence MDWKNTFQPHAHTQNDSLPGLMMTHVSDWSAITMVGDDKKSYLQGQVTCDVVTLPNDESTLGAHCDAKGKVWSIFRLFHHNGGYALMQPKSAIEVELVEIKKYAVFSKVDIEQTTDVVIGVMGVSANQYIASISESQGNVRAISGGTAVQVSDNRWALLVTQEAAEALLSNSTAEKVSEALWQYHEILDAQPNLSKAEQNEHIPQALNLQAIGGISFSKGCYTGQETVARAKYRGMNKREMRIVSGTTSDVLSLENTIELERSVGENWRGAGRLLNVYQFTDNQAIGLMVLPNNLDDDVQLRLTAQPDQIWNILPLPYSLDEE
- a CDS encoding YbaK/EbsC family protein, with product METLITQWLDQQQVDYRLLMQSKPTTSIEETAQERGIDASQMVKCILLKDMGNQYALACIAGDRSVDPKKVRSVLNCRRMTCVSLKDVESITGFKAGCVGPLALKRHMPIIFDPSLQNNAFVTISSGDRMAGVALDLDDLMALCAPTVADICR
- a CDS encoding DUF1107 domain-containing protein, whose product is MRLFKRYTPSMIAKHVSRLFKGRIYIYGVGKFEFDNGKLVLPDRAEKRHFQTVKEINSEIMKLRCAYA
- a CDS encoding FAD-dependent 2-octaprenylphenol hydroxylase → MMQSVDIAIVGGGMVGLALAAALKDSDLRIAIIEGRTPSEGLSELPDVRVSALSRSSEVILRNLGAWQGIEQRRAAPYQAMEVWEQDSFARIEFDSTRLAQPNLGHIVENRVIQLALLDQVKKQGNVSLYMPATCKTMAIGESEAWLTLDNGQALTAKLVVGADGANSWVRKQQDIPLTHWDYGHSAIVANIKTTEPHHSVARQIFTPQGPLAFLPMQPSNMSSIVWSTEPNRAEKLVSMSDADFNKQLTAEFDSKLGLCEVVGDRFAFPLRMRYARDFAVERVALVGDAAHTIHPLAGQGVNLGLLDAASLAQELLKLWSAGEDIGTKRNLRGYERWRKAEAAKMIASMQGFKDLFEGDNPAKKLIRGIGMKLAGQLPGAKDEIMKRALGLSGNLPDLAKRPVAHR
- the ubiH gene encoding 2-octaprenyl-6-methoxyphenyl hydroxylase; the protein is MAQYDVVIAGGAMAGATLALALNHLSQGSLSIAVVEPYQVDHQAHPGFDSRSIALSYGTVQILDSLRLWQSIAPVATPIKDIHVSDRGHAGMTDIYSEELAVDALGYVVELADVGRIYQQKLESEATITMLCPDSVAKVERSESLTTIDLNSGQTITTKLLVAADGAISTCCQQLNIPLTEHDFEQVAVIANIMASEPHQGRAFERFTHHGPVALLPMSGNRLSLVWCLPPEQAQQVTALSDNEFLEQLQKDFGWRLGRLEKVGKRASYPLILRHRQQNISHRFAIVGNAAQTLHPIAGQGFNLGIRDVASLAEELCNQLDDVGRYRGLVNFRKRREQDRDATITLTSSLVHLFSNDFMTARIGRNLGLAVIDNLPPLKGPLLRHTLGLVER
- a CDS encoding YecA family protein, whose translation is MSETTLPDYLTVATELQSASLAVTPAEMHGLLTGMLSGGLSLADKSWQPLIFDYTNEGMGWPDRALTLAEATLKVTTSEITGSGMELSMLLPDEDASASVFDLADGVSDWINHFISGLGLVGAQLNKASDSAKEALADLEEMAKLGIDEEDDMEEQAQLLEHVIEHVKACALTIHAEFGARPSEDAAPTIH
- the zapA gene encoding cell division protein ZapA: MSNQAVDVEILGKLTRVNCPPGQEESLIAAAADLDNRLKEMAERTKVTNEVKLLTIAALNICYELQTKKFEANDEQNALTERMEQLTTSLSDVLSKVKHGQQ
- a CDS encoding 5-formyltetrahydrofolate cyclo-ligase, which produces MKTLTRSEFRKQIRIKRNALSGEQQTQSGIDLVKQCMQLDEIQSAQHIALYISIDGELDTQPLIEWLWAQDKQTYLPVLHPFSAGQLLFLHYSPKTPTVLNKYGIVEPQLNQMLVKPCQQLDLILTPLVGFDSHGHRLGMGGGYYDRTLAKWFETGEGATPIGLAHDCQHVDTLPIEEWDIPLPKIVTPSKTWQWENNH